From the genome of Ascaphus truei isolate aAscTru1 chromosome 15, aAscTru1.hap1, whole genome shotgun sequence:
GATTGTAATAGTTCACACGTAGACCCTTGTATGTGTGTTAGAGCCCATTCTTTAGACACTAATACGTTACACGCATCAAAAGCACCGCCTTTGGTTGACCGGCAATATTTCAGCACCAAGACTGTCAAAACCGAAAGCATAGGGCGTCCCGGAGACCGCAACATAACTATCGTTTTAAAGGAACCGCCAAGAAAGAACTATTGCAGAGAGAACCAGTGCACCATTTTAAATAACCAGTCGGTGGGATACGTTTGCCGGGATTTCGATGGGTGTCGTCTTCATCCAAAATTCAATAGGGTTGGGAAGTCGGTAGATTTTTGGGAGTCGAGCGTTAATATCGTCGGGCCGGAGAACGCGAGCAACAGTTTGTCTTTGAAGGAATGCGAGTGCTGTCGCGGTTGTAGGAAGTCGTGCTTCAGAGGGACAACGTATACGAAGCAGTGCAACTGTGCAAAAGAGAAGTCGGGTGGTGTTTTGTTCGAGGCGGAGGTAGCGCGGTGTTCAACACAGCCCTACGTTTGTAAGCACAACAGAATGGATGCAGGAATTGTACTATGCCAGGAGCACCAACACAACGAGATCAATAGTTTCTCAGAGTCTTTCGGTGGAGAGGAAAACACGTCTCTACAAGCATTGACCTGCAAGGAAGCCCAACGTGCTGCGCAGCGGAACGTGTCGGGACACGGCGTCTTTTGCAGTTGCGGCCGTTTGCCACAGAGTGGGATTTTTCCGAATGGACCTGTGGCAGAAACTTCTCGTTTTGAAATCAGAAAGAGAGATTTGGGGCAGCACACCTGCAAACACACGTTTTCAAGGCACTGTTGCCACAATACCCAAGACACGAAGATGGTCCATGAGTCTGCCCAAGAGGTCATCCTTCCGGTGCGGTTTTCTTCAGTGCAAGAGGTTAACCGGATGATGAACGAGAGCAATCGGTTTAATGAGGCGCGGATGTATTTTGAAACGAATGGGATCAGCCACCAGGCCAAGAGGGACGAGATGGATTGGGTGAAGATGGGGACGGACAATACCAGAGCCAATAGTGTTAGTCATACAGATTGCCATTTTTCAAACGTAGTCACTGTAAATGAATGTGGCCATTGCAGCGGATAGAATTAGTGTACATTTAAGTCGAAGGCTAAACCGAGTGACTCGAATCAAGAATGGACACCGCTTAGAGGGGAAATAAAATGGCTTCACAGCCGAGACATTGTTCTGTTTCATTGCAAGTTTCCAGCGACAAACATAATAAAGCTGAGATAATAATTGTGGGTCTGATTGTAAACGGGGCATGTCTTGTGTGTGGGTTCTTCTTTGTCACGATCTCACATTGTTGGTCCCTTTTTCGATTTCAAAGGATTATGGGTAGTGTCGACAGTTTCGAAAAATCGTCCCGGTTGGGATCACAAGTTCAATCAACACTGAGAGGGTTTTTTTAAAGAGTCGTCCGGCTCTACAACTGCTGGACGACCGGGCTGTATTTCACCCCAGTTTTGGGAGACTTTTGTTGGTTGGTATGAAGTAATATTCAAAGTCGGAAtaggacatttggttgcggcGTGTGGCCGCAGAGGGACCCGCGGCTGCTCCCCTTCTGGACTTCTCTACCGCTGGCGCTGCTACGATAAGGTACGTTTTGCGGGAGTGGGGTTAACTTTAGTCTATGGGGTTAAGGTTTGTAGGATATGGTGTAGCGTTAGTGTGAGAGGTGAAGATTAGGGGGTTTGAGGGTAAGGGCTAAGGGTAGAGACTTGCCTTAGCGCTGTTGCTGCGTTGACTTGCGGCTAAAACTGGCGGTCAACTGGTCGCGATGAAACGGCTGCTACCAAGTGTCCTAGATTAGTTCAAAGTATGCCCAgtcccccgtactcttatttaatttttttttaccaccCCCTTCTTTTTCACATGGGTGGGAGgacgggggtctctggagcttcaGCGTGCTATGTTCTCTGGTTCCTGAGATTCGTACGTGTACAGGTAACAAAATGGCAGTTACATCTCCCAGGTCACGCGGATCACACCGCAGCTTCCTGTTGGCACATCGCAGCTTCCTGTTGGCACACCGCAGCTTCCTGTTGGCACACCGCAGCTTCCTGTTGGCACACCACAGCTTCCTGTTGGCACACCGCAGCTTCCTGTTGGCACACCGCAGCTTCCTGTTGGCACATCGCAGCTTCCTGTTGGCACACCGCAGCTTCCTGTTGGCACACCGCAGCTTCCTGTTGGCACATCGCAGCTTCCTGTTGGCACACcgcagcttcctgttggcccacatGATTGGGGGTTTAAATACACAGAAGGGCAGGCGCTACCTTTCCTGGTGTTTATTATTTATCTCGGGGGATCAGGGTGGGGTACTGGGGGCTGAAATGAACGCAGTTAACAGACAATTCTCCCCCGGGGTGGGGGACAAACACGGAAGCCAAACTCTGGTATTGTCTCCCAGGGTGGGCCCTCTCGGGCACTGGGGTAGGGCACAGGCAGACTCTGCCCACCATGCTAAATGAGTAGGGCCCGGGAGGGTGGGAAGAAGCgttggtgaagagggggggggggagcggggggaaaaagTAGGtgacatggcacacatctcccccccctgcacatcgcacacacatctcccccccctgcacatcgcacacacatctccccccctgcacatcgcacacatctccccccctgcacatcgcacacctccccccctgcacattgcacacatctcccccctgcacattgcacacatctcccccccccccccctgcacatggcacacatctcccccctgcacatggcacacatctcccccccctgcacatcgatcacatctcccccctgcacatggcacacatcttccccccctgcacatggcacacatctccctcccccccctgcacatggcacacatctccccccccctgcacatctccccccctgcacatcgcacacatctccccccctgcatatcgcacacatctcccccctgcacatcgcacacacatctccccccctgcacatcgcacacacatctccctccctgcacatcgcacacatctccccccctgcacatcgcacacacatctccctcccctgcacatcgcacacacatctccccccccctgcacatcgcacacatctccctccctgcacatcgcacacatctcccccccccctgcacatcgcacacatctccccccccccctgcacatcgcacacatctcccccccccctgcacatggcacacatctccccccctgcacatcgcacacatcgccccccccctgcacatggcacacatgtccccccctgcacatcgatcacatctcctcccccctgcacatggcacacatctccccccccttcacatggcacacat
Proteins encoded in this window:
- the LOC142466889 gene encoding uncharacterized protein LOC142466889, which gives rise to MSHKSTSGLKTRSESSCSLELRTVWQANSDRDNNIQESKDSFQTTSTLVCDSHNNIGVEDQCLIRPSVVCSCVPHESRHKQAEVFRDCSSHACSHRPSLQANRSNYTSDRFNCNQDACCAASKENVTYQRKAEKLRLTDCNSSHVDPCMCVRAHSLDTNTLHASKAPPLVDRQYFSTKTVKTESIGRPGDRNITIVLKEPPRKNYCRENQCTILNNQSVGYVCRDFDGCRLHPKFNRVGKSVDFWESSVNIVGPENASNSLSLKECECCRGCRKSCFRGTTYTKQCNCAKEKSGGVLFEAEVARCSTQPYVCKHNRMDAGIVLCQEHQHNEINSFSESFGGEENTSLQALTCKEAQRAAQRNVSGHGVFCSCGRLPQSGIFPNGPVAETSRFEIRKRDLGQHTCKHTFSRHCCHNTQDTKMVHESAQEVILPVRFSSVQEVNRMMNESNRFNEARMYFETNGISHQAKRDEMDWVKMGTDNTRANSVSHTDCHFSNVVTVNECGHCSG